A stretch of the Poseidonibacter parvus genome encodes the following:
- a CDS encoding ferredoxin-type protein NapF produces MERRELFSSLASSFKTKEKQEIILRPPYYKDEEVFLTNCIECDGICSTVCEENIIVIKDDKTPIIDFSLNGCTYCDECAIACPNEVLSIEDKKNINAKIQIDISTCLAWNDTMCFSCKDPCFDEAIDFLGMFRPEINDNCTSCGFCIKVCPTQAIKII; encoded by the coding sequence ATGGAAAGAAGAGAGCTATTTAGCTCTCTTGCTTCTTCTTTTAAAACAAAAGAAAAGCAAGAGATTATTTTAAGACCACCTTATTATAAAGATGAAGAAGTTTTTTTAACAAACTGTATAGAGTGTGATGGAATTTGTAGTACTGTTTGTGAAGAAAATATTATCGTTATAAAAGATGATAAAACTCCAATAATTGACTTTTCCTTAAATGGATGTACATATTGTGATGAATGTGCAATTGCTTGTCCAAATGAAGTTTTATCTATTGAAGATAAAAAGAATATAAATGCTAAAATACAAATAGATATAAGTACTTGTTTAGCATGGAATGATACTATGTGTTTTTCTTGTAAAGATCCTTGTTTTGATGAAGCTATCGATTTTTTAGGTATGTTTAGACCTGAAATAAATGATAACTGTACATCATGTGGATTTTGCATAAAAGTATGTCCAACACAAGCTATAAAAATAATCTAA
- a CDS encoding PAS domain-containing protein produces the protein MEYNSSNFLLETIVPSEELIVSRTDLKGVITYVNDTFAQISGYEANELLGQSHNVVRHPDMPKAVFQDLWNELQTKGKWSGYVKNLRKDQGYYWVYAEISGVYKDDKLIEYKSIRTPMSFEKKVEYQVKYDQLKLTSGELIRHVSYSPYKK, from the coding sequence ATGGAATATAATTCAAGTAATTTTTTATTAGAAACAATTGTACCAAGTGAAGAGTTAATCGTATCAAGAACAGATTTAAAAGGTGTTATTACTTATGTAAATGATACATTTGCACAAATTTCAGGATATGAAGCAAATGAGTTATTGGGTCAATCTCATAATGTTGTAAGACACCCTGATATGCCAAAAGCTGTATTTCAAGACTTATGGAATGAATTACAAACAAAAGGTAAGTGGTCAGGTTATGTAAAAAATTTACGAAAAGACCAAGGTTATTACTGGGTATATGCTGAAATTTCTGGTGTATATAAAGATGATAAATTAATTGAATATAAATCTATTAGAACACCAATGAGTTTTGAAAAAAAAGTTGAATATCAAGTTAAATATGACCAACTAAAATTAACTTCTGGTGAATTAATTCGTCATGTAAGTTATTCACCTTATAAAAAATAA
- a CDS encoding chaperone NapD, with protein sequence MNVSSIVVQTLPKYLDEVVESLKKCDVCDYHMHDELGRIIITIEGAGVEEELKKLRVIEAIPHVASADMQMAYSEDELSAHMEVLDNAEVVPKVLNDEDIDPKDIVYNGDLKKKDLEGFARTFDNTGK encoded by the coding sequence ATGAACGTTTCAAGTATTGTAGTGCAAACATTACCAAAGTATCTAGATGAAGTAGTAGAGTCTTTAAAAAAATGTGATGTATGTGATTATCATATGCATGATGAATTAGGAAGAATTATTATTACTATTGAAGGTGCTGGAGTTGAAGAAGAGCTAAAGAAATTAAGAGTAATAGAAGCAATTCCACATGTAGCATCAGCTGATATGCAAATGGCATATAGTGAAGATGAGTTAAGTGCACATATGGAAGTTTTAGATAATGCGGAAGTTGTACCAAAAGTTTTAAATGACGAAGATATAGATCCTAAAGATATAGTTTATAATGGGGATTTAAAAAAGAAAGATTTAGAAGGTTTTGCAAGAACATTTGATAATACAGGAAAATAA
- a CDS encoding 4Fe-4S dicluster domain-containing protein: protein MAISDISGCIGCETCVKVCPTDVIRMNRKSNKAEIKYVEDCQICHLCRLYCPVDAITITSEKSIPVIVSWG from the coding sequence ATGGCTATATCAGATATTAGCGGTTGTATTGGGTGTGAAACATGTGTTAAAGTATGTCCAACTGATGTAATTAGAATGAACAGAAAATCAAATAAAGCAGAAATAAAATATGTTGAAGATTGCCAGATTTGTCATTTATGCAGACTCTATTGTCCTGTAGATGCAATAACAATAACATCAGAAAAATCAATTCCAGTAATAGTGTCTTGGGGTTAG
- a CDS encoding nitrate reductase cytochrome c-type subunit has product MKLGKLTLAIAAVATLYATTMSAAEKTVSEESLGLRKTTIYSEKDTTADKVMYGTDAAGTSKKIKRAFQDAPPMIPHDVDGMLPITINNNQCTMCHEPAVAESMGATPIPKSHFMDFRPKHKFDGKQFTKSIDNMKNEVSVKPIEQLAGARFNCTQCHAPQTTGKLAVKNNFEAAFTKKDGEFKSSWDEVILDDLDTLKK; this is encoded by the coding sequence ATGAAGTTAGGTAAATTAACTTTAGCAATTGCTGCAGTAGCAACTTTATACGCTACAACAATGAGTGCTGCAGAAAAGACTGTTAGTGAAGAATCTTTAGGATTAAGAAAAACAACTATTTATAGTGAAAAAGATACTACTGCTGATAAAGTAATGTATGGAACAGATGCAGCAGGTACATCTAAGAAAATCAAAAGAGCATTTCAAGATGCTCCACCAATGATTCCTCATGATGTAGATGGTATGTTACCAATTACTATTAATAATAACCAATGTACAATGTGTCATGAACCTGCAGTTGCAGAATCAATGGGCGCAACACCAATTCCTAAATCACACTTTATGGATTTTAGACCAAAACATAAATTTGATGGGAAACAATTTACAAAATCAATTGATAATATGAAAAATGAAGTTTCAGTAAAACCAATTGAGCAATTAGCAGGAGCAAGATTTAATTGTACTCAATGTCATGCACCTCAAACAACTGGTAAATTAGCAGTTAAAAATAATTTTGAAGCAGCTTTTACTAAAAAAGATGGTGAATTTAAATCAAGCTGGGATGAAGTAATCCTTGATGACTTAGATACATTAAAAAAATAA
- a CDS encoding FAD-binding protein — translation MKENNTSRREFLNITSNAISMLWLTSLSSTLGWANNEVKINLENLEESNYEVDVLVIGSGMAGLFASVKAHDAGAKVMMVSKGGLGTSGQTPFAKGIFSYDEEKEKLSIDEFVEKVSRSALGTNNKTYTKQMAQNSKQRVKELKDWGFFESALYNKSFSKPIEERNIPLLERVMITHLIKQDGKIAGAAGFSLDDEKIYTFTAKSVILCTGAGGFKPNGFPLRDLTHDGTIMAYNIGAKVTGKEWNDGHVGNSKNPADAFGNWHGMFEKKPETTQVQVNHHLGVDINYMAYTSGNDVKMGPPGMITSDIKGGPYTPSEFKMTEDPRGDHKHRKGPPPPRNGKKEGLPPGMNGTPVGGSSAGLAIHKSEGLVPINEFCESTIKGLYAAGDALGSYMSGGIYTQIGSSLAGSAVQGDIAGKASAEYAKNIKMTKISDKRIATIKKEILEPLNKKAGYSPAWVTQTLQGIMIPNFVLYIKKENMLKGALAYVEELEQSHLPYLKAEDFHELRLAHETINMIISAKMKLKASLMRKESRCSHFRLDYPNLDNKNWQAWINIYKSKKGKMKFEKQAFGTWAKSNIS, via the coding sequence ATGAAAGAAAATAATACTTCAAGAAGAGAATTTTTAAATATTACAAGTAATGCAATTAGTATGCTTTGGTTAACAAGCTTAAGTTCTACACTTGGATGGGCTAATAATGAAGTAAAGATTAATCTAGAAAACCTAGAAGAGAGTAACTATGAAGTTGATGTTCTAGTAATTGGTAGTGGAATGGCTGGACTCTTTGCAAGTGTAAAAGCTCATGATGCAGGTGCAAAAGTCATGATGGTATCAAAAGGAGGACTTGGAACTTCTGGTCAAACTCCATTTGCAAAAGGAATATTCTCTTATGATGAAGAAAAAGAAAAACTATCTATTGATGAATTTGTTGAAAAAGTTTCAAGATCAGCTTTAGGTACAAATAATAAAACTTATACAAAACAAATGGCACAAAATTCAAAACAAAGAGTTAAAGAATTAAAAGATTGGGGTTTTTTTGAATCAGCTTTATATAATAAATCTTTTTCTAAACCTATTGAAGAAAGAAATATTCCACTTTTAGAACGTGTAATGATAACTCACTTGATTAAACAAGATGGTAAGATTGCTGGTGCAGCAGGATTTAGTTTAGATGATGAAAAGATATATACTTTTACTGCAAAAAGTGTGATTTTATGTACAGGAGCAGGAGGCTTTAAACCTAACGGTTTTCCATTAAGAGATTTAACTCATGATGGAACAATTATGGCTTATAATATAGGTGCAAAAGTTACAGGGAAAGAGTGGAATGATGGTCATGTTGGGAATTCAAAAAACCCTGCAGATGCTTTTGGTAATTGGCATGGAATGTTTGAGAAAAAACCTGAAACTACACAAGTTCAAGTAAATCATCATTTAGGAGTAGATATTAATTATATGGCATATACAAGTGGTAATGATGTGAAAATGGGACCTCCAGGGATGATTACAAGTGATATAAAAGGTGGGCCTTATACTCCTAGTGAATTTAAAATGACTGAAGACCCAAGAGGTGATCATAAACACAGAAAAGGACCTCCTCCTCCAAGAAATGGCAAAAAAGAAGGTTTACCTCCAGGTATGAATGGAACTCCTGTTGGAGGTTCTAGTGCTGGATTAGCAATACATAAATCAGAGGGACTAGTTCCTATAAATGAATTTTGTGAGTCTACAATTAAAGGCTTATATGCTGCTGGAGATGCTCTTGGCTCTTATATGTCAGGTGGTATATATACTCAAATTGGTTCATCTTTGGCAGGATCAGCTGTTCAAGGAGATATAGCAGGAAAAGCAAGTGCTGAGTATGCAAAAAATATAAAAATGACAAAGATTTCAGATAAAAGAATAGCAACAATAAAAAAAGAAATCTTAGAACCTTTAAATAAAAAAGCTGGATATTCTCCTGCTTGGGTAACTCAAACACTGCAAGGAATAATGATTCCAAATTTTGTTTTATATATAAAAAAAGAAAATATGCTAAAAGGTGCTTTAGCTTATGTAGAAGAGCTTGAACAATCTCATCTTCCATATTTAAAAGCAGAAGATTTTCATGAATTAAGACTTGCACATGAAACTATCAATATGATAATAAGTGCAAAAATGAAATTAAAAGCATCATTAATGAGAAAAGAGAGTCGTTGTAGTCATTTTAGGTTAGATTATCCTAATCTTGATAATAAAAACTGGCAAGCATGGATAAATATTTATAAAAGCAAAAAAGGAAAAATGAAGTTTGAAAAACAAGCTTTTGGGACTTGGGCTAAATCTAATATTTCCTAA
- a CDS encoding ferric reductase-like transmembrane domain-containing protein: MNLNLKSLYMVLLLIFFVFLPMVFFILTQIPQRSILKDTISIITILAFFVVLLQFFLSNLNIGLKSIFQSSKIIKIHKILGYTAIPILLFHPFLIVVPRFFEVGPRPLDSFIKMITTFDSLAIIIGIIGWCLILLLGLTSILKDKLKMSYKAWKIFHGSLALVFIIFASWHSIETGRHMNLSMSILVILISLAASILLFKSYFTTNKNKG; the protein is encoded by the coding sequence ATGAACTTAAATCTTAAATCCTTATATATGGTATTGCTATTAATATTTTTTGTCTTTTTACCTATGGTTTTTTTTATATTAACACAAATACCACAAAGAAGCATTTTAAAAGATACTATTTCAATTATTACAATCCTTGCTTTTTTTGTAGTACTCTTACAATTCTTTTTATCAAATTTAAATATTGGATTAAAGAGCATTTTTCAATCTTCAAAAATTATAAAAATACATAAAATTCTTGGATATACAGCTATACCTATACTATTATTTCATCCTTTTTTAATTGTTGTTCCTAGATTCTTTGAAGTTGGACCAAGACCTCTAGATTCATTTATAAAAATGATTACAACTTTTGATAGCTTAGCAATTATAATAGGTATTATTGGCTGGTGTTTAATATTACTTCTTGGACTTACTTCAATATTAAAAGATAAATTAAAAATGAGTTATAAAGCATGGAAAATATTCCATGGAAGTTTAGCTTTAGTCTTTATAATTTTTGCTTCTTGGCATTCAATTGAAACAGGTAGACATATGAATCTCAGCATGAGTATCTTAGTAATTTTAATTAGCTTAGCAGCTTCTATACTTCTATTTAAATCGTATTTTACAACAAATAAAAACAAAGGATAG